GGGAATTGCGGGCGGCACGGACAGCAGCTTCATCCTGCAGAAAGAAAAAAGAACAGAAACCACGGCAACTCTCATCTGCACCGGCAGGGATATTGAAAGCCGGGAACTGTTTTTGGGGTTCAACAAAGATACTTTCCTTTGGGAGCTGCTCCAACCGATTGAAGCGGCAGAGCACAAAGCGGACGAGGTGATTTTACTTCTCTCTGACTTTATGAAATCGGCGGTTGTGTTCACAGGAACCGCTACCGAGCTTGCGGAGCGGCTCAAGCTGTTTGGCGGAACGGAATATCTCCCGGCGGTTCTGAAGAAGAAAATCATGAAACACATGGACTATCTTCAGAAAAACAAGATTTCCTATTCCGATCAGCGCAGCTTTGAACGGCGGGAGTTTACCCTCCGTTATGACGGCAATGACGGCATGACGGCAGAAAACGCCCCCACAGATTTGCCGTCTTTGCCGTCACAGCCGTCAGCAGAGGTATAATCGCTCCACGTTGCCCCTTGTGTCGCCCTGTGTGCCGGTTTTGACCGGCAGGATGGCATTCCTGCACCGAACCAGAGTAAAACCGCAGCGTGAGGGCTTTGTGCCGAGCGTTTGGGAAAGAGCACCGGCTCCTGAATCCGGAGTTCTCCACGGTAGAAAGGATGAGCAGGATAAAGTCAGGTGACCGCAAGCGGCCCCCTGACGGTCACAGCGTCCCGCAGTGCGGGGCGCAGAGCGGCATTGTACGGTGGTCGGACAAGGTGCCCTAAATCAAAATGGGTATTCCTTCGGGAAGTCCGGGGGGCAGAAAACACCGGGATGCCAGCCGCTATCCCGGATGTCCACAACGGAAAATAAGCGAAAAAGGAGATTTTCACAATGAATGACAGCAACAAAGCCAAAGTAGGGATTCACATGAGGCCGGAGCTCATCGCCCGGGTGGATGCGGAATACCCTCTGTACGATTACCCCAGCCGCAGTGCCTTTATCGGTGCGGCGACCGAGTTCTATCTCGGCTATCTTCACAGCCAGAGCGACGCCGATTACATGAGTAAAACCACCCTCGCGTTTCTGGAGGATCAGGTCACAAAGCTGGATGCCAAGATCTGCCGTCAGTTGTTTCGCCTGTGCGTAGAACTGTCCATGGTGGCCCATGTGACCGCTGCTATTGTCCCCGGAGCCAATGAGGAAACGCTGAAACGGCTGCGCACCAAGTGCGTCAAGGATGTGAAAAACACCATCGGCAACATCCGGTATGACAGCATTTACGCTCACCAGCACGCCATGACAGAGGCGGATGACTATGAGTAAGACAGAAAAAATAACGGTATCGCTGCCAAGCGATACCATCAGACTGGCCGATGAAAAATATTTGGAGTTTGGCTTTTCCAACCGCTCAGAGCTCATCAATGCCGCCATCCGTGAGTACCTCAGCCGTGATCTGATGCGGCAGTTTACCGGTGAGCTGGCGAGTGTCTACCAGAAAATCGAGCGTAGTGAAATCAAGGAGCTGGAGCAGCATCTCTCCAAGCTCTCCTACAAAATCGCCGTGGAGCTGGCACAAATCTATATGCTGCTGGCGACCGCCATGGAGCTTCCCTATGATGTTGACCGCAGCCTGCGGGGGAAAGCAGTCAAGTAGGTCAACCATCTGAAGGGCTTTGTACCCATCTCCAAGGCTGTGAAGGAAACCGAAGGAATCACAGGGACAGAGGAAGAATCCGAAGATTTCTTTTGACATGAACCCTTGCCGCCCTTCTCCGGCGGCAGTACATACCCCGGCACACAGTCAGGGGAAAACAAAAAAGGAGAAGTGCTATATGAAAGAAAACAAATGCAACGGCGTCTATGCCGCGAGCAACCCCCACATCCTATCCCCCTTCGGCTATCCTGTTCTCACCTTTGACGACACGCTGGCCGTTATCTCCGAGGAGGGATTCTTCCGGGAAAGAGAGATGGTTCTGGAGGGAAAGCCCTTCAAAGTCCGTTCCTTCTTCCGGCCGGTTTCTTCTGAAACCGCTACGGACAAACTGCTCCGCCTCATTGATGCGGGGCAAAATCGGTAATCTTTTCTTTGGCATAGACTTGTGCGAACCGTTGCGGTATGATGTGTACTACCGTATTCGGTTTGCCGGAAAGGAGCTTACAGATGAAACAGGCAAACGAAAAATACACGATTTTATACGCAAGACTCAGCCAGGACGACGGCAGT
This is a stretch of genomic DNA from Anaeropeptidivorans aminofermentans. It encodes these proteins:
- a CDS encoding transposon-encoded TnpW family protein, whose product is MKENKCNGVYAASNPHILSPFGYPVLTFDDTLAVISEEGFFREREMVLEGKPFKVRSFFRPVSSETATDKLLRLIDAGQNR
- a CDS encoding ribbon-helix-helix domain-containing protein, with product MSKTEKITVSLPSDTIRLADEKYLEFGFSNRSELINAAIREYLSRDLMRQFTGELASVYQKIERSEIKELEQHLSKLSYKIAVELAQIYMLLATAMELPYDVDRSLRGKAVK